The following are from one region of the Mycolicibacterium diernhoferi genome:
- a CDS encoding iron ABC transporter substrate-binding protein → MRIRWSRLAAVLAVATVTASATACSSGESDELLIYNAQHESLTKEWIDAFTQETGIKVSYRQGGDTELGNQLIAEGGSSPADVFLTENSPAMAAVEDAGLFADVDAATVGQVPAEYRPSTNKWTGVAARTTVFVYNTDKLQLGELPRSIMDLEKPEWKGRWGAPPAKADFQAIVAAILQLTGEQATEAWLTGMKTNATLLQDNIATLRAVNDGEIDGGIIYHYYWFRDQAKTKEISANTALHYFRNQDPGAFISISGGGVLESSKKKDQAQQFLKFITGKTGQEVLEKGSSFEYPVASGVPANPALPPLDTLQAPKVDPSTLDAGKVTDLMTKAGLL, encoded by the coding sequence ATGAGAATCCGGTGGAGCCGTCTCGCCGCGGTGCTGGCCGTCGCCACGGTGACCGCTTCGGCCACGGCATGTTCGTCCGGCGAATCCGACGAACTGCTGATCTACAACGCCCAGCATGAATCCCTGACCAAGGAGTGGATCGACGCCTTCACCCAGGAGACGGGTATCAAGGTCAGCTACCGGCAGGGCGGGGACACCGAACTGGGTAACCAGCTCATCGCGGAGGGCGGTTCATCGCCCGCCGATGTGTTCCTGACCGAGAACTCGCCGGCCATGGCGGCGGTCGAGGACGCCGGGCTGTTCGCCGACGTGGACGCCGCCACCGTCGGGCAGGTGCCCGCCGAGTACCGCCCGTCGACCAACAAGTGGACCGGTGTCGCCGCGCGGACCACGGTGTTCGTCTACAACACCGACAAGCTGCAACTCGGCGAACTGCCGCGGTCGATCATGGATCTGGAGAAGCCCGAATGGAAGGGCCGCTGGGGCGCACCCCCGGCGAAGGCCGATTTCCAGGCCATCGTCGCGGCGATCCTGCAGCTGACCGGTGAACAGGCCACCGAGGCGTGGCTGACCGGCATGAAGACCAACGCCACCCTGCTGCAGGACAACATCGCCACGCTGCGCGCGGTCAACGACGGCGAGATCGACGGCGGGATCATCTACCACTACTACTGGTTCCGCGATCAGGCGAAGACCAAGGAGATCAGCGCCAACACCGCGCTGCACTACTTCCGTAACCAGGATCCGGGTGCCTTCATCAGCATCTCCGGTGGCGGCGTGCTGGAGTCCAGCAAGAAGAAGGATCAGGCACAGCAGTTCCTGAAGTTCATCACCGGCAAGACCGGCCAGGAGGTGCTCGAGAAGGGCAGCTCGTTCGAATACCCGGTCGCCAGTGGGGTGCCCGCCAACCCGGCCCTGCCCCCGCTGGACACCTTGCAGGCACCGAAGGTGGATCCATCCACCCTCGACGCCGGCAAGGTCACCGACCTGATGACCAAGGCCGGCCTGCTCTAG
- a CDS encoding spirocyclase AveC family protein, translating to MTADPTTRPESANFDRLWTGAKDSPPIIWLARLGAVFVVFQTYVYLRWIFSDSFAPSPNGPDEIPGATMAWIRFWEIGCLVLGVGLFWFIIAKMRRERQFPTLGVFVLAWLLAAWQDVGVNAVRPVFGYNGGFVNMGTWGEFIPGWVEKGAENPQPIIYFLASYIVLTPLAIMGIDKLIETVRKRFPRINRAGVIVFMIALFTFLCITLEQFFHRIGAWHYLRVNGDWSIFPGTLHQFPLYEGIFFGGVVTVLSIGIYCFRDNDGLMITDRGIEQLRPTKWVPVIRILALTAVFNLIMMVFMLAFNFVNMHADVQPAEPVPSYVHHGMCGIDPNPPCPPLP from the coding sequence GTGACCGCAGATCCGACCACCAGGCCGGAATCGGCGAACTTCGACCGGCTCTGGACCGGGGCGAAGGACTCGCCACCGATCATCTGGTTGGCTCGACTGGGCGCGGTGTTCGTCGTCTTCCAGACCTACGTGTACCTGCGCTGGATCTTCTCCGACAGCTTCGCGCCCTCGCCCAACGGGCCCGACGAGATCCCGGGCGCCACGATGGCCTGGATTCGGTTCTGGGAGATCGGCTGCCTCGTGCTCGGGGTGGGACTGTTCTGGTTCATCATCGCCAAGATGCGCCGGGAACGGCAGTTCCCCACGCTCGGGGTGTTCGTCCTGGCCTGGCTGCTGGCGGCCTGGCAGGACGTCGGCGTCAATGCGGTGCGGCCGGTGTTCGGCTACAACGGCGGCTTCGTCAACATGGGCACCTGGGGCGAGTTCATACCCGGCTGGGTGGAGAAGGGCGCGGAGAACCCACAGCCGATCATCTACTTCCTGGCCAGCTACATCGTGCTGACCCCGCTGGCCATCATGGGCATCGACAAGCTCATCGAGACGGTCCGCAAGCGGTTCCCGCGGATCAACCGGGCGGGTGTGATCGTGTTCATGATCGCGCTGTTCACCTTCCTGTGCATCACGCTGGAGCAGTTCTTCCACCGCATCGGCGCCTGGCACTACCTGCGGGTCAACGGGGACTGGTCGATCTTTCCCGGCACCCTGCACCAATTCCCGCTGTATGAGGGCATCTTCTTCGGTGGGGTGGTGACCGTGCTGTCCATCGGCATCTACTGCTTCCGGGACAACGACGGCCTGATGATCACCGACCGGGGCATCGAGCAGTTGCGCCCCACCAAATGGGTGCCGGTGATCCGGATCCTGGCGCTGACGGCCGTGTTCAACCTGATCATGATGGTGTTCATGCTGGCCTTCAATTTCGTCAACATGCACGCCGACGTCCAACCCGCCGAACCGGTGCCCAGCTACGTGCACCACGGCATGTGCGGCATCGATCCGAATCCGCCGTGCCCACCCCTGCCCTGA
- a CDS encoding ABC transporter permease — MVSTQTDRPTTGPRPPARPGPLLSTGIGLLLALTFVPLGYVAWAVVSTGPARIYDLVVRPRVGELLLNTVGLVVVTVPLCVALGVGAAWLVERTDVLGATVWRPLLVAPLAVPAFINSYAWVSVWPTLHGFWAGVLVTTLSYFPFVFLPAAATLRRLDPAIEESARALGSGTAGVFFRVVLPQLRLAVLGGGLLIGVHLLAEYGAFAMLRFSTFTTAIFEQFQATFDGAAGATLAAVLVLLCLVLLLGEALLRGNARFARIGSGAPRAATPIRLRAANFPAAAGLAALTVLALGVPVWTLLRWLWIGGGQVWEFADLGEAIGQTAVLAAGAAALTTVAAFPFAWLAVRYSGAFARTVEGVNFVTSSMPGIVTALALVTFAIRFVPPLYQTAALVLCAYVLMFLPRALVSLRAGLAQVPPGLEEASRSLGLSPARSFVRVTLRLTAPAAGAGAALVFVAVATELTATLLLAPTGTRTLAMRFWSLSSELDYAAAAPYALMLVALSIPVTLALFREVTRGGAS; from the coding sequence GTGGTCTCCACCCAGACCGACCGACCCACCACCGGACCGCGACCGCCCGCCCGGCCCGGTCCGCTGCTCAGCACGGGCATCGGCCTGTTGCTCGCGCTGACCTTCGTGCCGCTCGGCTACGTGGCGTGGGCCGTCGTCAGTACCGGACCGGCCCGCATCTACGACCTGGTGGTACGTCCGCGGGTCGGCGAACTGCTGCTCAACACCGTCGGTCTGGTGGTGGTGACCGTGCCGTTGTGCGTGGCCCTCGGCGTCGGCGCCGCCTGGCTGGTGGAACGCACCGACGTGCTCGGTGCCACGGTGTGGCGCCCGTTGCTGGTCGCCCCGCTGGCCGTGCCCGCCTTCATCAACAGTTACGCCTGGGTCAGCGTGTGGCCGACCCTGCACGGCTTCTGGGCCGGCGTGCTGGTCACCACACTGTCGTACTTCCCGTTCGTGTTCCTGCCCGCCGCGGCCACCTTGCGCCGGCTCGACCCGGCCATCGAGGAATCGGCGCGCGCGCTCGGCTCGGGCACCGCCGGCGTCTTCTTCCGGGTGGTGTTGCCGCAGCTGCGGCTGGCCGTCCTGGGCGGCGGGCTGCTCATCGGCGTGCATCTGCTCGCCGAGTACGGCGCGTTCGCGATGCTGCGGTTCTCCACCTTCACCACCGCGATCTTCGAACAGTTCCAGGCCACCTTCGACGGGGCTGCGGGCGCCACCCTGGCCGCAGTGCTGGTGCTGCTGTGCCTGGTGCTGTTGCTGGGCGAGGCGCTGCTGCGCGGCAACGCCCGGTTCGCCCGGATCGGGTCCGGTGCGCCGCGGGCGGCCACCCCGATTCGGCTGCGCGCCGCGAACTTTCCGGCCGCGGCCGGTCTCGCCGCGCTCACCGTGCTCGCCCTCGGTGTCCCGGTGTGGACCCTGCTGCGTTGGCTGTGGATCGGCGGCGGGCAGGTCTGGGAGTTCGCCGACCTCGGTGAGGCGATCGGGCAGACCGCGGTACTGGCCGCGGGGGCCGCCGCCCTCACCACCGTGGCCGCGTTCCCGTTCGCCTGGTTGGCGGTCCGCTACAGCGGTGCCTTCGCCCGCACCGTCGAGGGCGTCAACTTCGTCACCAGTTCCATGCCCGGCATCGTGACCGCGCTGGCCCTGGTCACCTTCGCGATCCGGTTCGTCCCCCCGCTGTATCAGACCGCGGCCCTGGTGCTGTGCGCCTACGTGCTGATGTTTCTGCCCCGCGCGCTGGTCAGCCTGCGCGCGGGGCTGGCCCAGGTGCCCCCCGGTCTGGAAGAGGCCTCCCGGTCACTGGGTCTGTCCCCGGCGCGTAGCTTCGTGCGGGTGACTCTGCGGTTGACCGCCCCCGCCGCCGGTGCCGGCGCGGCCCTGGTGTTCGTCGCGGTGGCCACCGAACTGACCGCGACCCTGCTGCTCGCTCCGACCGGCACCCGGACGCTGGCGATGCGGTTCTGGTCGCTGTCGAGCGAACTGGATTACGCCGCCGCGGCGCCGTACGCACTGATGCTGGTCGCGCTGTCGATCCCGGTGACGTTGGCGCTGTTCCGCGAAGTGACCCGAGGGGGCGCGTCGTGA
- a CDS encoding ABC transporter ATP-binding protein, producing MTDTLTVRGLTKTFTDHPVLDGVDLALAPGSITAVVGASGCGKTTLLRLVAGFEAPDSGTVDIDGRRVASADTCVAPHRRSVGYVAQDGALFPHLSVGANIAYGLPGRARSAAVRSRVAELLETVSLEPSFADRRPHELSGGQQQRVALARAMARQPTLMLLDEPFSALDTGLRAATRKAVTKVLTDAGVTTLLVTHDQGEALSVADQVAVMRAGRFTCVGTPHQVYRRPADRFTAEFLGDCVFLACTVQSGTAETALGRIGLTAPAADGPGTLMLRPEQLVATESTDAASGPEPGIGTVLGTEFLGHDVLLTIDIGGDTAPITVRQHSIDPPDVHTKVDISVLGGGLVLR from the coding sequence GTGACCGACACCCTCACGGTCCGCGGGCTGACCAAGACCTTCACCGACCACCCGGTGCTCGACGGGGTGGACCTGGCCCTGGCACCCGGCAGCATCACCGCCGTGGTCGGCGCCTCCGGATGCGGCAAGACCACCCTGCTGCGGCTGGTCGCCGGTTTCGAGGCCCCGGATTCCGGCACCGTCGACATCGACGGCCGCCGGGTGGCCTCCGCCGACACCTGTGTGGCCCCGCACCGCCGCTCCGTCGGGTATGTCGCCCAGGACGGTGCGCTGTTCCCGCACCTGAGTGTCGGCGCCAACATCGCCTATGGGTTGCCCGGCCGGGCGCGCAGCGCCGCGGTCCGGTCCCGGGTCGCCGAACTGCTCGAAACCGTTTCCCTGGAACCGTCTTTCGCGGACCGCCGCCCGCACGAACTGTCCGGTGGACAGCAGCAGCGGGTCGCGCTGGCCCGGGCGATGGCCCGCCAACCCACACTGATGTTGCTCGATGAGCCCTTCTCCGCGCTCGACACCGGGCTGCGGGCGGCCACCCGCAAGGCGGTGACCAAGGTGCTCACCGACGCCGGGGTGACGACGCTGCTGGTGACCCATGATCAGGGCGAGGCGTTGTCGGTCGCCGATCAGGTCGCCGTCATGCGCGCCGGCCGGTTCACCTGTGTGGGCACCCCGCATCAGGTGTACCGCCGGCCCGCGGACCGGTTCACCGCCGAATTCCTCGGCGACTGCGTGTTCTTGGCGTGCACCGTGCAATCCGGGACCGCCGAGACCGCTCTCGGCCGGATCGGGCTGACCGCCCCCGCCGCGGACGGACCCGGCACGCTGATGCTGCGCCCCGAGCAGCTGGTCGCCACCGAGAGCACCGACGCGGCGAGCGGACCCGAACCGGGCATCGGGACCGTGCTGGGCACCGAGTTCCTCGGCCACGACGTGCTGCTCACCATCGACATCGGTGGCGATACCGCGCCGATCACGGTGCGCCAGCACAGCATCGACCCGCCCGACGTGCACACCAAGGTCGATATCTCGGTGCTCGGCGGCGGCCTGGTGCTGCGGTGA
- a CDS encoding M23 family metallopeptidase → MRMLRSVILACAVALTGCGGPAAGGQSAPVTDPTTTLTTTPLMVSAVNAPRRLSGSDGKVHLDYDLIFQSVFDAPVTITSIEVLDPDGNALLALRGDGVAEATMPVFPGPSTAVVPPGGALGTVLDVVLPSEEVPARLGHRIRYTTGDSPARSAMGGSEILGPELDVDPTAPAVIKPPVRGADWVNGNACCAPEAPHRHTRFAVGGTTVKNVEEFAVDLMRMPGGRALDGAGTRVEDFRTYGAEVLAVADGEVTAVVDDMPDQRPDGPRVGIETPADYAGNRVSLQISPGVWAIYGHLQPGSVTVEPGDQVRAGQVIGRLGNSGNSSAPHLHFQLSDGPDIMNSNSLPFSLDSYRLVGSIDPAQLNGDVPVITISGPGGEQTNSYPLAYTVSDFGQ, encoded by the coding sequence ATGAGGATGCTGCGTTCGGTGATCTTGGCGTGCGCGGTGGCCCTCACCGGATGTGGCGGGCCGGCGGCCGGTGGGCAGTCGGCCCCGGTGACGGACCCGACCACGACGCTGACCACCACGCCGCTGATGGTGTCCGCGGTGAACGCCCCGAGGCGGCTGTCCGGTAGCGACGGCAAGGTGCACCTCGATTACGACCTGATATTCCAGAGCGTGTTCGACGCGCCGGTGACGATCACCTCCATCGAGGTACTCGATCCGGACGGGAATGCGCTGCTGGCCCTGCGCGGCGATGGGGTCGCCGAGGCCACGATGCCGGTGTTCCCGGGGCCGAGCACCGCGGTGGTGCCGCCGGGCGGGGCGCTGGGCACGGTACTCGACGTCGTGCTGCCCTCCGAGGAGGTACCGGCTCGACTCGGTCACCGGATCCGGTACACCACCGGGGATTCCCCGGCCCGCTCGGCGATGGGCGGTTCGGAGATCCTGGGGCCGGAACTCGACGTCGACCCCACCGCGCCGGCGGTGATCAAACCACCGGTGCGCGGCGCGGACTGGGTGAACGGCAACGCCTGCTGCGCCCCCGAGGCGCCGCATCGGCACACCCGGTTCGCGGTGGGCGGCACCACCGTGAAGAACGTCGAAGAGTTCGCGGTGGATCTGATGCGGATGCCCGGCGGTCGTGCACTCGACGGTGCGGGCACCCGGGTCGAGGACTTCCGCACCTACGGCGCCGAAGTCCTCGCGGTGGCCGACGGCGAGGTCACCGCCGTCGTCGACGACATGCCCGACCAGCGTCCGGACGGGCCGCGAGTGGGTATCGAGACGCCGGCGGACTACGCCGGAAACCGGGTATCGCTGCAGATTTCGCCGGGGGTATGGGCGATCTACGGACATCTGCAGCCGGGCAGTGTCACCGTCGAACCCGGCGACCAGGTTCGTGCGGGGCAGGTGATCGGCCGACTGGGCAACAGCGGCAACTCTTCTGCGCCGCACCTGCACTTCCAGCTCTCCGACGGTCCGGACATCATGAACTCCAACAGCCTGCCGTTCTCGCTGGACTCCTACCGGCTCGTCGGGTCCATCGATCCCGCGCAGTTGAACGGCGATGTCCCGGTGATCACGATCAGCGGGCCCGGCGGCGAGCAGACGAACAGCTATCCGCTCGCCTACACGGTGTCGGATTTCGGGCAATAG
- a CDS encoding TetR/AcrR family transcriptional regulator: MAERWTKERRAEHIREVLLDAAEEVFARKGLSGAALEEIAEAAGFTRGAIYSQFGAKETLFLAVVDRQRDRFLDGFAEVMKSFHRLDDVNLDELADRWDQLSSGTDRAALGCELTLFLLRNPEARERVATQRAETVRALGEFISKNVARIGGTLTIEAETLARVILAANNGITLDSHIDGQNLYRPYMQLVISSITPPQ; this comes from the coding sequence GTGGCTGAACGTTGGACCAAGGAGCGCCGAGCCGAGCACATCCGCGAGGTGTTGCTCGACGCCGCCGAGGAGGTCTTCGCCCGGAAGGGATTGAGCGGCGCCGCCCTGGAGGAGATCGCCGAGGCCGCCGGTTTCACCCGCGGCGCCATCTACTCACAGTTCGGTGCGAAAGAGACGCTGTTCCTCGCCGTGGTGGACCGGCAACGCGACAGGTTCCTGGACGGTTTCGCCGAGGTGATGAAGTCCTTCCACCGCCTCGACGACGTCAACCTCGATGAACTCGCCGATCGATGGGACCAGCTCAGCAGTGGCACCGACCGGGCCGCGCTGGGCTGCGAGCTCACCCTGTTCCTGTTGCGCAATCCCGAAGCGCGCGAACGCGTGGCCACCCAACGAGCCGAAACGGTCCGTGCGCTCGGCGAATTCATCAGCAAGAACGTCGCGCGCATCGGCGGGACGCTCACCATCGAGGCCGAGACCCTGGCCCGGGTGATCCTGGCCGCCAACAACGGCATCACCCTGGACAGTCACATCGACGGCCAGAATCTCTACCGCCCCTACATGCAGCTGGTCATCTCCAGCATCACGCCGCCGCAGTGA